In Drosophila nasuta strain 15112-1781.00 chromosome 4, ASM2355853v1, whole genome shotgun sequence, a single genomic region encodes these proteins:
- the LOC132794967 gene encoding zwei Ig domain protein zig-8 isoform X1, with protein sequence MAALNAERKFLNGLKNMKSIILLILHFSCGLQHIIASSVLNINDLASMDRPFFDDISSRNISAVVDETAILRCRVKNKGNRTVSWMRKRDLHILTTNIYTYTGDQRFSVIHPSNSDDWDLKIEYAQARDSGIYECQVNTEPKINLAIILEITAEKELRERSSGKVYFDSKARAKILGSTEIHVKRDSTIALACSVNIHASSVLWYHGSAIVDFDSLRGGISLETEKTDIGTTSRLMLTRASLRDSGNYTCVPNAAMPASVRVHVLTGEQPAAMQTSIASATDVSIVIIIACLIISDILFIRVLNLTQRLTVHRSLS encoded by the exons ATGGCGGCTTTAAATGCAGAGAGAAAGTTTTTGAATggtttaaaaaatatgaagtCCATCatattgttaatattgcaTTTTAGTTGTGGTCTTCAGCATATCATCGCTTCAtcagttttaaatataaatg ACTTGGCGAGTATGGATCGCCCTTTCTTTGACGATATAAGTTCAAGAAATATTTCGGCTGTTGTTGACGAAACTGCAATTTTAAGATGTCGCGTTAAAAACAAAGGAAATCGAACT GTTTCGTGGATGCGCAAACGggatttacatattttgacCACTaacatttatacatatactGGCGATCAACGGTTTTCTGTAATACACCCATCAAATAGTGACGATTGGGacttgaaaattgaatatgcACAGGCTAGAGACAGTGGTATTTACGAATGCCAAGTTAATACTGAACCAAAAATTAACTTGGCCATTATTCTGGAAATAACTG ctGAAAAAGAACTGCGAGAAAGAAGTTCGGGAAAAGTTTACTTTGATTCCAAAG CGCGTGCGAAGATTTTAGGCTCTACAGAAATACACGTAAAACGCGATAGTACTATTGCTTTGGCTTGCTCTGTGAACATTCATGCCTCTTCTGTTCTATG GTATCATGGGTCTGCAATAGTAGATTTTGATTCTCTAAGAGGTGGAATTAGTTTGGAAACTGAAAAGACCGATATAGGTACTACCAGTCGTTTGATGCTAACCCGTGCGTCATTACGAGATTCTGGAAATTATACATGTGTTCCCAATGCGGCCATGCCGGCATCAGTACGAGTTCACGTCTTAACGG gTGAACAGCCCGCAGCAATGCAAACCAGTATTGCGAGTGCTACAGATGTTTCTATAGTAATCATAATAGCGTGTTTGATCATATCAGATATATTGTTCATTCGAGTTTTGAACCTAACACAACGTTTAACTGTTCATCGAAGTTTAAGTTGA
- the LOC132794967 gene encoding zwei Ig domain protein zig-8 isoform X2, giving the protein MAALNAERKFLNGLKNMKSIILLILHFSCGLQHIIASSVLNINDLASMDRPFFDDISSRNISAVVDETAILRCRVKNKGNRTVSWMRKRDLHILTTNIYTYTGDQRFSVIHPSNSDDWDLKIEYAQARDSGIYECQVNTEPKINLAIILEITAEKELRERSSGKVYFDSKARAKILGSTEIHVKRDSTIALACSVNIHASSVLCRF; this is encoded by the exons ATGGCGGCTTTAAATGCAGAGAGAAAGTTTTTGAATggtttaaaaaatatgaagtCCATCatattgttaatattgcaTTTTAGTTGTGGTCTTCAGCATATCATCGCTTCAtcagttttaaatataaatg ACTTGGCGAGTATGGATCGCCCTTTCTTTGACGATATAAGTTCAAGAAATATTTCGGCTGTTGTTGACGAAACTGCAATTTTAAGATGTCGCGTTAAAAACAAAGGAAATCGAACT GTTTCGTGGATGCGCAAACGggatttacatattttgacCACTaacatttatacatatactGGCGATCAACGGTTTTCTGTAATACACCCATCAAATAGTGACGATTGGGacttgaaaattgaatatgcACAGGCTAGAGACAGTGGTATTTACGAATGCCAAGTTAATACTGAACCAAAAATTAACTTGGCCATTATTCTGGAAATAACTG ctGAAAAAGAACTGCGAGAAAGAAGTTCGGGAAAAGTTTACTTTGATTCCAAAG CGCGTGCGAAGATTTTAGGCTCTACAGAAATACACGTAAAACGCGATAGTACTATTGCTTTGGCTTGCTCTGTGAACATTCATGCCTCTTCTGTTCTATG TAGATTTTGA
- the LOC132794967 gene encoding zwei Ig domain protein zig-8 isoform X3, translating to MAALNAERKFLNGLKNMKSIILLILHFSCGLQHIIASSVLNINDLASMDRPFFDDISSRNISAVVDETAILRCRVKNKGNRTVSWMRKRDLHILTTNIYTYTGDQRFSVIHPSNSDDWDLKIEYAQARDSGIYECQVNTEPKINLAIILEITAEKELRERSSGKVYFDSKARAKILGSTEIHVKRDSTIALACSVNIHASSVL from the exons ATGGCGGCTTTAAATGCAGAGAGAAAGTTTTTGAATggtttaaaaaatatgaagtCCATCatattgttaatattgcaTTTTAGTTGTGGTCTTCAGCATATCATCGCTTCAtcagttttaaatataaatg ACTTGGCGAGTATGGATCGCCCTTTCTTTGACGATATAAGTTCAAGAAATATTTCGGCTGTTGTTGACGAAACTGCAATTTTAAGATGTCGCGTTAAAAACAAAGGAAATCGAACT GTTTCGTGGATGCGCAAACGggatttacatattttgacCACTaacatttatacatatactGGCGATCAACGGTTTTCTGTAATACACCCATCAAATAGTGACGATTGGGacttgaaaattgaatatgcACAGGCTAGAGACAGTGGTATTTACGAATGCCAAGTTAATACTGAACCAAAAATTAACTTGGCCATTATTCTGGAAATAACTG ctGAAAAAGAACTGCGAGAAAGAAGTTCGGGAAAAGTTTACTTTGATTCCAAAG CGCGTGCGAAGATTTTAGGCTCTACAGAAATACACGTAAAACGCGATAGTACTATTGCTTTGGCTTGCTCTGTGAACATTCATGCCTCTTCTGTTCTATG A